In Streptomyces sp. NBC_01439, the following are encoded in one genomic region:
- a CDS encoding rhodanese-like domain-containing protein: MSAPIGIDELLERVRAGYTRVDAREAYAASRAGALLVDIRYQALRERDGLVPGALVVERNELEWRLDPRGSHRLPEATGHDLQVVVICNEGYASSLAAASLHALGIHRATDLTGGFQAWKSAGLPVAPA; encoded by the coding sequence GTGAGCGCCCCGATCGGCATCGACGAGTTGCTGGAGCGGGTCCGCGCGGGCTACACCCGCGTGGATGCGCGGGAGGCGTACGCCGCCTCCCGCGCCGGGGCCCTCCTGGTGGACATCCGCTACCAGGCCCTGCGCGAGCGGGACGGGCTGGTCCCGGGCGCGCTGGTGGTCGAGCGCAACGAACTGGAGTGGCGCCTGGACCCACGGGGCAGCCACCGCCTCCCCGAGGCCACGGGCCACGACCTCCAGGTGGTGGTGATCTGCAACGAGGGCTACGCGTCCAGCCTCGCCGCGGCCTCGCTGCACGCCCTGGGGATCCACCGCGCGACAGACCTGACCGGCGGCTTCCAGGCCTGGAAGTCCGCCGGCCTCCCGGTCGCACCCGCCTGA
- a CDS encoding FtsX-like permease family protein: MMLRYALQTVRDRKAGFLGAFVALLCAAALVTACGTLLETGLRGKIGTERYAAAPILVSADQNVHETTVKEKKGGRTKTKHKAKPVAERAWLPAATVDTVRAVPGVERAVPELTFQAVPLLEGPGAPVVPPYGHAWTSAALTPFTLSEGRAPQSGGEVVVDRALAARAGLEPGSELAVQSTGEPKTYRVSGVAKTDRGARGDLAQQHALFFSDDEARRLAARDGQVSAIGVLPAPGVGATELAARVERALQGTTAQVATGDGRGPVEFLDAAGARIKLVSMGGAMGGTSLLVAILVVVGTFALSVQQRYRELALLRAIAATPGQLRRMIGREALLVGLAAGVAGALAGLPLAAWLHGRFVDGGVVPATLEPTAGIFPMFAAVAASLLGAWAAARITGRRIARIRPAEALAEAAVERGRPGWIRSGLGVLLLAGGAVLVVVLGSLRTEPASTPVTFLAVVVLAGAVSLLGPLLVRAATALLAGPLRLAGPGGHLATANLRGNATRMASAVTPLALLIGMTCTVLFITPTLGDAARAQAREGIRAPWALAAQGPGVTREAVERVRRTPGVTAATEIVHTSVRVGLTKYAAQGVTPAGLTRTWDPEVTGGSLDGFGEGSAAVSELAADQLGLKPGSPLKLTLGDGTPVTLTVSAVYARGLGFGDLTLPHGLVAAHADNPLAASVLVAAEPGSGTGREQLVSAVREFPDVRVLSAVDADAARAERQDAGAEINLLAMGLVLAFTAIAVVNTLAMSTAERFREFAMLRLAGAKRRQVLRMLRTEALAVLLIGTALGSGIALAVLTAFSVGMTGAAAPAVLPVAYAAVVGVAGMLALAATALPGRAALRVPPVEVATA; this comes from the coding sequence ATGATGCTGCGTTACGCCCTCCAGACCGTCAGGGACCGCAAGGCGGGTTTCCTCGGCGCCTTCGTCGCACTGCTGTGCGCGGCCGCCCTCGTCACCGCCTGCGGGACACTCCTGGAAACGGGCCTCCGCGGAAAGATCGGCACCGAGCGCTACGCGGCCGCGCCGATCCTCGTCTCCGCCGACCAGAACGTCCACGAGACCACGGTCAAGGAGAAGAAGGGCGGACGGACCAAGACCAAGCACAAGGCCAAACCGGTCGCCGAGCGGGCCTGGCTCCCCGCCGCCACCGTGGACACGGTCCGTGCCGTACCCGGCGTCGAACGGGCCGTCCCCGAGCTCACCTTCCAGGCCGTCCCCCTGCTCGAGGGCCCCGGCGCGCCGGTGGTGCCCCCGTACGGGCACGCCTGGACCTCCGCCGCACTGACCCCCTTCACCCTCAGCGAGGGCCGCGCCCCGCAGAGCGGCGGCGAGGTCGTCGTCGACCGGGCGCTGGCCGCCCGCGCCGGGCTGGAGCCGGGCTCCGAGCTCGCCGTGCAGTCCACCGGCGAACCCAAGACGTACCGGGTCAGCGGGGTCGCGAAGACGGACCGGGGCGCCCGGGGCGACCTCGCGCAGCAGCACGCGCTCTTCTTCAGTGACGACGAGGCCCGGCGCCTCGCCGCCCGCGACGGTCAGGTCAGCGCCATCGGAGTGCTGCCCGCGCCGGGTGTCGGCGCCACCGAGCTCGCCGCCCGGGTCGAGCGGGCACTGCAAGGCACCACGGCGCAGGTCGCCACGGGTGACGGGCGCGGCCCCGTGGAATTCCTCGACGCCGCCGGCGCCCGCATCAAACTGGTCTCCATGGGCGGTGCGATGGGCGGCACCTCGCTGCTCGTCGCGATCCTCGTGGTTGTCGGGACCTTCGCGCTCTCCGTCCAGCAGCGCTACCGCGAACTCGCCCTACTGCGGGCCATCGCCGCCACCCCGGGGCAGCTGCGGCGCATGATCGGCCGGGAAGCACTGCTCGTCGGCCTGGCCGCCGGCGTCGCCGGAGCGCTCGCCGGGCTGCCGCTCGCCGCCTGGCTGCACGGCCGGTTCGTCGACGGCGGGGTCGTCCCCGCCACCTTGGAGCCCACCGCCGGCATCTTCCCGATGTTCGCGGCCGTCGCGGCCAGCCTGCTCGGAGCCTGGGCCGCCGCCCGGATCACCGGCCGCCGGATCGCCCGGATCCGCCCGGCCGAGGCGCTCGCCGAAGCCGCCGTCGAGCGGGGGCGGCCCGGTTGGATCCGCAGCGGACTCGGCGTGCTGCTGCTGGCGGGCGGGGCGGTGCTGGTCGTCGTACTCGGCTCGCTGCGCACCGAGCCGGCCTCCACCCCGGTCACCTTCCTCGCCGTGGTGGTACTGGCCGGGGCGGTTTCGCTGCTCGGCCCGCTGCTCGTACGGGCCGCCACCGCGCTGCTCGCCGGACCGCTGCGGCTGGCCGGCCCGGGCGGTCACCTGGCCACCGCCAACCTGCGCGGGAACGCCACGCGCATGGCCTCCGCCGTCACCCCGCTGGCGCTGCTGATTGGCATGACCTGCACCGTGCTCTTCATCACCCCGACGCTCGGGGACGCCGCCCGGGCCCAGGCCCGCGAGGGGATCCGGGCCCCGTGGGCACTGGCCGCGCAGGGGCCGGGAGTGACGAGGGAGGCCGTCGAGCGGGTCCGGCGCACCCCGGGGGTCACGGCGGCCACCGAGATCGTGCACACCTCGGTACGGGTGGGGCTCACGAAGTACGCCGCGCAGGGCGTGACCCCGGCCGGGCTGACCCGGACCTGGGACCCGGAGGTCACCGGCGGCAGCCTGGACGGCTTCGGCGAGGGGAGCGCGGCGGTGAGCGAACTCGCCGCCGACCAGCTGGGGCTGAAGCCCGGGAGCCCGCTGAAGCTGACGCTGGGGGACGGTACCCCGGTCACGCTGACGGTCTCGGCCGTGTACGCGCGGGGCCTCGGCTTCGGCGATCTGACGCTGCCGCACGGGCTGGTGGCCGCGCACGCGGACAATCCGCTGGCCGCCAGCGTGCTGGTGGCGGCGGAACCGGGTTCGGGGACCGGACGGGAGCAACTGGTCTCCGCGGTCCGGGAGTTCCCGGACGTACGGGTGCTGTCCGCGGTGGACGCCGACGCGGCACGGGCGGAGCGGCAGGACGCCGGGGCGGAGATCAACCTGCTGGCGATGGGACTGGTGCTGGCCTTCACCGCGATCGCGGTGGTGAACACGCTCGCGATGTCGACCGCCGAGCGGTTCCGGGAGTTCGCGATGCTGCGGCTGGCCGGGGCGAAGCGCCGGCAGGTGCTGCGGATGCTGCGGACGGAGGCACTGGCGGTGCTCCTGATCGGGACGGCGCTGGGATCTGGGATCGCGCTGGCCGTACTGACCGCGTTCAGCGTGGGCATGACGGGGGCGGCGGCGCCCGCGGTGCTGCCGGTGGCCTACGCGGCCGTGGTGGGGGTGGCCGGGATGCTGGCCCTGGCGGCCACCGCCCTCCCGGGCCGGGCGGCGTTGCGGGTACCTCCGGTGGAAGTGGCCACGGCCTAG
- the recX gene encoding recombination regulator RecX, with product MREQEGGGERRGGREGRSELPPQSPEEQARAICLRLLTGSPRTRRQLADALHKRGIPEEVSQQVLSRYEEVGLIDDAAFAGAWVESRHRGRGLARRALAQELRTKGVHATLVEEALELLDSDQEEQTARELVERKLRSTRGLERDKRIRRLAGMLARKGYPEGMALRVVRRALETEGDDADDLGYPGE from the coding sequence GTGCGGGAGCAGGAAGGGGGCGGCGAGCGCCGAGGCGGCCGTGAGGGCCGTTCGGAGCTGCCGCCCCAGAGCCCCGAGGAGCAGGCGCGGGCGATCTGTCTGCGCCTGCTCACCGGGAGCCCGCGTACCCGGCGCCAGCTCGCGGACGCCCTGCACAAGCGGGGCATCCCCGAGGAGGTGTCGCAACAGGTCCTCTCCCGCTACGAGGAGGTGGGCCTGATCGACGACGCGGCCTTCGCCGGAGCTTGGGTCGAATCCCGGCACCGCGGCCGGGGCCTGGCCCGTCGGGCGCTGGCCCAGGAGCTCCGGACCAAGGGGGTGCACGCCACCCTCGTGGAGGAGGCCCTGGAGCTGCTGGATTCCGATCAGGAAGAGCAGACCGCCCGGGAGCTCGTGGAGCGCAAGCTCCGTTCCACCCGGGGCCTGGAGCGGGACAAGCGGATCCGGCGCCTCGCCGGGATGCTCGCCCGCAAGGGATACCCGGAGGGCATGGCCCTGCGGGTGGTGCGCCGGGCGCTGGAGACGGAGGGCGACGACGCCGACGACCTGGGGTACCCGGGGGAGTGA
- the recA gene encoding recombinase RecA, whose amino-acid sequence MAGTDREKALDAALAQIERQFGKGAVMRLGDKPNDPIEVIPTGSTALDIALGVGGLPRGRVIEVYGPESSGKTTLTLHAVANAQKAGGTVAFVDAEHALDPEYAKALGVDTDNLILSQPDTGEQALEIVDMLVRSGALDLIVIDSVAALVPRAEIEGEMGDSHVGLQARLMSQALRKITGALNQSKTTAIFINQLREKIGVMFGSPETTTGGRALKFYASVRLDIRRIETLKDGTDAVGNRTRVKVVKNKVAPPFKQAEFDILYGQGISREGGLIDMGVEHGFVRKAGAWYTYEGDQLGQGKENARNFLKDNPDLANEIERKIKEKLGVGVRKDAAEAGTDVADAAATAVPAPASKAKTTAKAAVAKS is encoded by the coding sequence ATGGCAGGCACCGACCGCGAGAAGGCTCTCGACGCCGCTCTCGCACAGATTGAACGGCAATTCGGCAAGGGTGCGGTCATGCGCCTCGGCGACAAGCCGAACGACCCCATCGAGGTCATCCCCACCGGGTCGACCGCCCTGGACATCGCCCTCGGCGTCGGCGGGCTGCCCCGCGGCCGTGTGATCGAGGTGTACGGCCCGGAGTCCTCCGGTAAGACGACCCTGACCCTGCACGCCGTGGCCAACGCACAGAAGGCCGGCGGCACCGTCGCCTTCGTGGACGCCGAGCACGCGCTCGACCCCGAGTACGCGAAGGCCCTCGGCGTCGACACCGACAACCTCATCCTGTCGCAGCCGGACACCGGCGAGCAGGCGCTGGAGATCGTGGACATGCTGGTCCGCTCCGGTGCCCTCGACCTGATCGTCATCGACTCGGTGGCGGCCCTCGTGCCGCGCGCGGAGATCGAGGGCGAGATGGGCGACTCGCACGTCGGCCTCCAGGCCCGACTGATGAGCCAGGCACTCCGGAAGATCACCGGTGCGCTCAACCAGTCCAAGACCACCGCGATCTTCATCAACCAGCTCCGCGAGAAGATCGGTGTGATGTTCGGCTCGCCCGAGACCACCACCGGTGGTCGCGCGCTAAAGTTCTACGCCTCCGTGCGCCTCGACATCCGCCGCATCGAGACCCTCAAGGACGGCACGGACGCGGTCGGTAACCGCACCCGCGTCAAGGTCGTCAAGAACAAGGTCGCGCCCCCGTTCAAGCAGGCCGAGTTCGACATCCTCTACGGGCAGGGCATCAGCCGCGAGGGCGGTCTGATCGACATGGGCGTGGAGCACGGCTTCGTCCGCAAGGCCGGTGCCTGGTACACGTACGAGGGCGACCAGCTCGGCCAGGGCAAGGAGAACGCCCGTAACTTCCTGAAGGACAACCCCGACCTCGCCAACGAGATCGAGCGGAAGATCAAGGAGAAGCTGGGCGTGGGTGTCCGCAAGGACGCCGCCGAAGCCGGTACGGACGTGGCCGACGCCGCGGCCACCGCCGTGCCCGCCCCGGCATCGAAGGCCAAGACGACGGCCAAGGCCGCCGTGGCCAAGAGCTGA
- a CDS encoding class I SAM-dependent methyltransferase, protein MADDCFGHPQLAAIYDPLDPDRSDLDAYLRIAEEFEAHRVLDIGCGTGVFALLLAERGIDVVGIDPARASIDVARAKPGGERVRWICGDATTLPPLQVDLATMTANVAQAIVDPGNWQKTLRGAHEALRPGGHLVFETRDPARRAWEEWTPENSRRVTEIPGVGPVESWVRLIEVSRPLVTFRRTYVFAADGRVLTSDSTLRFRGREEIETDLVTHGYSVQDVRDAPDRPGDEFVFLARRP, encoded by the coding sequence ATGGCTGACGACTGCTTCGGGCACCCGCAACTGGCCGCGATCTACGATCCGCTCGACCCCGACCGCAGCGATCTCGATGCCTACCTCCGCATCGCGGAAGAGTTCGAGGCGCACCGGGTCCTGGACATCGGCTGCGGCACGGGGGTGTTCGCGCTCCTCCTCGCCGAGCGCGGGATCGACGTCGTCGGCATCGACCCCGCCCGGGCGTCCATCGACGTCGCCCGGGCCAAACCGGGTGGCGAGCGGGTACGCTGGATCTGCGGTGACGCGACAACCCTCCCGCCACTGCAGGTCGACCTCGCAACAATGACGGCGAACGTGGCCCAGGCCATCGTTGATCCGGGCAACTGGCAGAAGACCCTGCGGGGAGCCCATGAGGCACTACGGCCCGGTGGGCACCTGGTCTTCGAGACCCGTGACCCGGCGAGGCGCGCCTGGGAGGAGTGGACCCCCGAGAACTCCCGCCGCGTGACCGAGATCCCGGGCGTCGGCCCCGTCGAGAGCTGGGTCCGGCTGATCGAGGTGAGCCGGCCCCTGGTGACCTTTCGCCGGACCTACGTCTTCGCAGCGGACGGGCGGGTGCTGACCTCGGATTCGACGCTGCGCTTCCGCGGGCGCGAAGAGATCGAGACGGACCTGGTCACCCATGGCTACTCGGTGCAGGACGTGCGCGATGCGCCGGACAGGCCGGGCGACGAGTTCGTCTTCCTCGCACGACGCCCCTGA
- a CDS encoding deoxyxylulose-5-phosphate synthase yields MAHAKTSYVCLPCRASYKQPYDRDRERICPRCAGALVHVGSAFAVPRRRDAAAWRTLAVLLNAGVRFHKNCCFGGPGYRPRTLREVRERMAYAERTGRPFAEVLVLRDPGS; encoded by the coding sequence ATGGCTCATGCGAAGACCTCCTACGTCTGCCTGCCCTGCAGGGCCTCGTACAAGCAGCCCTACGACAGGGACCGGGAGCGGATCTGTCCGCGGTGTGCGGGAGCCCTGGTCCATGTGGGGTCGGCCTTCGCCGTGCCCCGTCGGCGGGACGCCGCGGCATGGCGGACGCTCGCCGTGCTGCTGAACGCGGGCGTGCGTTTCCACAAGAACTGCTGCTTCGGCGGACCGGGATACCGGCCGCGCACCCTGCGCGAGGTGCGCGAGCGGATGGCGTACGCGGAGCGGACCGGCAGGCCCTTCGCGGAGGTGCTCGTACTGCGCGACCCCGGATCCTGA
- a CDS encoding IS701 family transposase, translated as MTPEEIAAVRGELEDFAAEVFEPFARKDQRRWGRVYLRGLLTDGQRKSVEPMAARLGEDGNRQALAHFITTSPWDPAHVRARLAWSMEKAIRPTVLIFDDTGFLKDGNASACVSRQYTGTAGKVTNCQVGVSLHLASDHASVAVNWRLFQPEAWDPASPKADPAKVARRTACGIPDDTGHVEKWQLALDMLDETRSWGIEVPLAVADAGYGDAAAFRHGLQARGLNYMVGISTTLSAQPGEAVPVTEPYSGNGRPPVAKYPDKPQSVKQLVIAAGRKTAKPVQWREGSRPGTGRSGFKRMYSRFVALRIRPAGREVRHTVEGPELPACWLLAEWPADQGEPVQFWLSDLPADTPLTTLVRLAKLRWRIEHDYREMKQALGLAHFEGRTWNGWHHHVTLVSVAHAFCTLQRLARAPKDMAPA; from the coding sequence GTGACGCCGGAGGAAATTGCAGCTGTACGTGGCGAGTTGGAGGACTTCGCGGCGGAGGTTTTCGAGCCGTTCGCGCGTAAGGATCAGCGTCGGTGGGGGCGGGTTTACCTGCGGGGCCTGCTCACGGACGGGCAGCGCAAGTCGGTCGAGCCGATGGCCGCCCGGCTGGGCGAGGACGGGAACCGTCAGGCCCTGGCCCACTTCATCACCACCAGCCCGTGGGACCCCGCGCATGTGCGGGCCCGGCTGGCCTGGAGCATGGAGAAGGCGATCCGGCCCACCGTGCTGATCTTCGATGACACCGGCTTCCTCAAGGACGGCAATGCCTCGGCGTGTGTCTCGCGGCAGTACACCGGCACTGCGGGCAAGGTCACCAACTGCCAGGTGGGCGTCTCCCTGCACCTGGCCTCGGACCACGCCTCGGTGGCGGTCAACTGGCGGCTGTTCCAGCCCGAGGCCTGGGACCCCGCCTCGCCGAAGGCGGACCCGGCCAAGGTCGCCCGCCGCACCGCCTGCGGCATTCCCGACGACACCGGGCATGTGGAGAAATGGCAGCTGGCCCTGGACATGCTGGATGAGACCCGCTCGTGGGGCATCGAGGTGCCGCTGGCCGTCGCGGACGCCGGATACGGAGACGCGGCGGCATTCCGGCACGGCCTGCAGGCCCGCGGCCTCAACTACATGGTGGGGATCTCCACCACCCTCTCGGCCCAGCCCGGCGAAGCCGTGCCGGTGACCGAGCCCTACTCCGGGAACGGACGGCCACCCGTGGCGAAGTACCCGGACAAGCCGCAGTCGGTGAAACAGCTGGTCATCGCGGCCGGCCGGAAGACGGCGAAGCCAGTGCAATGGCGTGAGGGCTCCCGGCCCGGCACCGGCCGCAGCGGCTTCAAGCGGATGTACTCGCGGTTCGTGGCCTTGCGGATCCGGCCTGCCGGTCGCGAGGTCCGCCACACGGTCGAGGGCCCGGAACTGCCCGCATGCTGGCTGCTGGCCGAGTGGCCGGCCGACCAGGGCGAACCCGTTCAGTTCTGGCTCTCCGACCTGCCCGCCGACACCCCGCTGACCACCCTGGTCCGCCTGGCCAAGCTCCGCTGGCGCATCGAGCACGACTACCGCGAGATGAAACAGGCCCTGGGACTTGCCCACTTCGAGGGACGCACCTGGAACGGATGGCACCACCACGTCACCCTCGTATCCGTCGCCCACGCCTTCTGCACCCTGCAACGACTGGCCAGAGCCCCAAAAGACATGGCGCCGGCCTGA
- a CDS encoding SMI1/KNR4 family protein, translated as MPAMHDFATWEPLLRILRADGVRTPAAPDGHLAGRIGRRGWVRAPRRPRRGRASRAELDAVERVLRALADAEARDVCFKAEVSPTGATALHLIDPGPAVEPGFATVHPGALLLVEGALAEPWRRLPDPTPGAAPSPSADPALLERTLRAQVPGARGATEAEIAAAEERLGVTLPDELKVLHRVTAAGRRGRGDVDGAAEHLDGAVDCELLPLERLYVARAPTRPCDWRSAAMQVVDTPPGAAVQGLVGSPGWIVFAVGGGGDPIAVDLTPGPRGALGQIVLIDHEQVIGGELLADSLTDLVVNGRGEGRRDRPGDRPRPGARTDLAGLTDPRAVVDPRLEVLSTGGWQGAPLSLVPVMGLPRLRTLTASPGTLADPLEIARLTALEFLELGPQDWRVLLDAGAVPRSLEAASIEVHRDQDPLPVVDLANEILALRDRPPITRTVLHGDLGPL; from the coding sequence TTGCCCGCGATGCACGACTTCGCGACCTGGGAGCCGCTGCTGCGGATCCTGCGCGCCGACGGTGTGCGGACACCTGCGGCCCCGGACGGCCACCTGGCGGGACGGATCGGCCGGCGCGGTTGGGTACGGGCCCCTCGACGTCCGCGGCGCGGACGGGCGAGCCGGGCCGAGCTCGACGCGGTGGAGCGGGTGCTGCGCGCGCTCGCGGACGCGGAAGCCCGCGACGTCTGCTTCAAGGCGGAGGTCTCGCCGACCGGGGCGACCGCGCTCCACCTGATCGATCCCGGACCCGCCGTGGAGCCCGGATTCGCCACCGTGCACCCGGGGGCGCTCCTCCTGGTCGAGGGGGCGCTCGCCGAACCCTGGCGCCGCCTCCCCGATCCGACCCCCGGGGCGGCACCGTCGCCGTCGGCGGATCCGGCCTTGCTGGAACGCACGCTCCGCGCGCAGGTGCCCGGCGCCCGGGGGGCTACGGAGGCGGAGATCGCCGCCGCGGAGGAACGACTGGGCGTCACGCTGCCCGACGAGCTCAAGGTGCTCCACCGGGTGACCGCGGCGGGGCGCAGGGGCCGCGGCGACGTCGACGGGGCCGCCGAACACCTCGATGGGGCGGTCGACTGCGAACTCCTCCCCTTGGAGCGCTTGTACGTCGCCCGCGCCCCCACCCGTCCGTGCGACTGGCGGTCCGCGGCGATGCAGGTCGTCGACACACCGCCCGGCGCCGCCGTACAGGGCCTGGTCGGTTCCCCGGGCTGGATCGTCTTCGCGGTCGGCGGCGGAGGCGACCCGATCGCGGTCGATCTGACGCCGGGCCCGCGGGGCGCCCTCGGACAGATCGTGCTGATCGACCACGAGCAGGTCATCGGCGGTGAACTGCTCGCCGACTCCCTCACCGACCTGGTGGTCAACGGACGCGGGGAAGGGCGCCGCGACCGCCCGGGGGACCGACCTCGGCCCGGCGCCCGGACCGACCTCGCGGGCCTGACGGACCCCCGTGCCGTCGTCGACCCGCGCCTGGAGGTGCTGTCCACCGGCGGATGGCAGGGCGCACCGCTGAGCCTCGTCCCCGTCATGGGACTGCCCCGGCTACGGACCCTCACCGCCTCCCCGGGCACGCTCGCCGACCCGCTGGAGATCGCCCGACTGACCGCACTGGAGTTCCTCGAACTGGGCCCGCAGGACTGGCGCGTCCTGCTCGATGCCGGAGCCGTACCGCGCAGCCTCGAGGCGGCCTCCATCGAGGTGCACCGCGACCAGGACCCGCTCCCCGTCGTGGACCTCGCCAACGAGATCCTCGCCCTCCGGGATCGGCCCCCGATCACCCGGACCGTCCTCCACGGTGACCTCGGTCCCCTCTAG
- a CDS encoding class I SAM-dependent methyltransferase yields the protein MGFYAEQAVPRILNVACGAKMARPLRRRVCAGLAGEVVEIGFGAGHNAPFYPQGVTGVSAVEPSDVAWRLAAERVRGARVPVRRAGLDGQSLPFEDGGFDSALSTWTLCTIPDAVAALRELRRVLKRGGTLHFVEHGLAPEGDWRVRRMQRRLEPLNMRLLGGCHLTRSAPDLLAAAGFTVTALDVFYEEGAPKFLAAESLGTAISL from the coding sequence ATGGGGTTCTACGCAGAGCAGGCAGTGCCGCGGATCCTCAACGTCGCCTGCGGGGCCAAGATGGCCCGGCCGCTGCGACGCCGGGTCTGCGCGGGGCTGGCGGGCGAGGTCGTCGAGATCGGCTTCGGCGCGGGGCACAACGCCCCCTTCTACCCGCAGGGCGTCACGGGCGTGTCGGCGGTCGAGCCGTCCGACGTCGCGTGGCGGCTGGCCGCGGAGCGCGTGCGCGGCGCCCGCGTCCCGGTCCGGCGGGCCGGCCTGGACGGCCAGTCGCTGCCCTTCGAGGACGGTGGCTTCGACTCCGCGCTGTCCACCTGGACGCTGTGCACCATCCCGGACGCCGTGGCCGCCCTGCGCGAGCTGCGCCGCGTGCTCAAGCGGGGCGGAACCCTGCACTTCGTCGAACACGGGCTCGCCCCGGAAGGCGATTGGCGCGTGCGCCGCATGCAGCGACGGCTCGAACCGCTGAACATGCGGCTCCTGGGCGGCTGCCACCTCACCCGATCCGCCCCGGACCTGCTGGCGGCGGCCGGATTCACGGTCACGGCCCTCGACGTCTTCTACGAGGAGGGCGCGCCGAAGTTCCTGGCCGCCGAGTCCCTCGGGACGGCGATCTCCCTCTGA
- a CDS encoding Clp protease N-terminal domain-containing protein, with product MTNPSVEPVRMTNPVRLDDLIEAINKVHTDPLEQLSDAVVAAEALGDVADHLIGHFVDQARRSGASWTDIGRSMGVTRQAAQKRFVPKADKEGAGGMDPSAGFGRFTPRARNVVMTAQNEARAAGNTEIRTEHLVLGLLAEFEGLAGYALSAQGVSADEVRAAVTALLPPAQPEVPDLIPFDASAKKALELTFREALRMGHDFVGTEHVLLALLELENGEGPLSGLGLDKAAVETTVSEALAVVRVDADGQ from the coding sequence ATGACGAACCCTTCGGTGGAACCCGTTCGCATGACCAATCCGGTACGCCTCGACGACCTGATCGAGGCCATCAACAAGGTCCACACGGACCCCCTGGAGCAGCTCAGCGACGCCGTCGTCGCAGCAGAGGCCCTCGGGGACGTCGCGGACCACCTCATCGGCCACTTCGTCGACCAGGCCCGCCGCTCCGGCGCCTCCTGGACCGACATCGGCCGCAGCATGGGCGTCACCCGCCAGGCGGCCCAGAAGCGCTTCGTCCCCAAGGCGGACAAGGAGGGCGCGGGTGGCATGGACCCGAGCGCCGGCTTCGGCCGCTTCACCCCCCGCGCCCGCAACGTCGTCATGACCGCCCAGAACGAGGCCCGCGCCGCCGGCAACACCGAGATCCGAACCGAGCACCTGGTCCTGGGCCTCCTCGCCGAGTTCGAGGGCCTCGCCGGGTACGCCCTGAGCGCCCAGGGGGTCTCGGCGGACGAGGTGCGCGCCGCCGTGACCGCCCTGCTGCCCCCGGCCCAGCCGGAGGTCCCCGACCTGATCCCCTTCGACGCGTCCGCGAAGAAGGCCCTCGAACTCACCTTCCGCGAAGCCCTCCGCATGGGCCACGACTTCGTCGGCACGGAGCACGTCCTGCTCGCGCTCCTGGAGCTGGAGAACGGCGAGGGCCCGCTGAGCGGTCTCGGACTCGACAAGGCCGCCGTCGAGACGACCGTCAGCGAAGCCTTGGCAGTCGTACGCGTCGACGCCGACGGGCAGTAG